One Pyrenophora tritici-repentis strain M4 chromosome 5, whole genome shotgun sequence DNA window includes the following coding sequences:
- a CDS encoding LacA, Beta-galactosidase, protein MKTIAGLSWISALSSLASLPNGLGVSAQNNTPSTWPLHDNGLSDVVQWDHYSFKVNGKRLFVFSGEIHYWRIPVYEVWEDLLEKIKAAGFTAFAFYGNWAYHSANNKTLDFESGAHDFSKLFEIAHRVGLYVITRPGPYVNAEANAGGFPLWLTTGAYGKLRDDDPRYLQALDPYFSKFSELTSKHLVTNGGNALVYQIENEYGEQWKDRTKKIPNDAAGRYMQALEDSARANGIEIPLIHNDPNMNTKSWSKDYAPGAVGNVDVAGLDSYPSCWSCNLAECTGTNGKYVAYQVVNYYDHFKEVSPTQPSFFPEFQGGSYNPWGGPEGGCPGDIGADFANLFYRNLISQRVTAVSLYMMFGGTNWGAIAAPVTATSYDYSSPISENREIGAKFYETKNLAMFTRVADDLTVTDRLGSSSSYTTNPAVTASELRNPITKAAFYVTIHSVSSSSTTESFKLHISTSVGNLTIPQHSGSIVLNGHQSKIISTDFAMGNKTLTYSTAEILTYALIDSSPVVVLSTDVGGSVEFHVKGATKGSLASSGFTSNATFRAEAGGVTTNIERVTGMGVYQFNNGVKVVLADKPTAYLFWAPNLSNDPFAPVDQSVLIQGPYLVRGAALDGDVVALKGDVKNSTTIEVFAHETALTLSWNGKKLETSRTPYGSLKAQISAFNGTIPLPSLNDWKVNEGLPEKMPEYDDNGAAWVVANHTTTPNPTKPDTLPVLYVDEYGFHNSFHLFRGYFEGSATGAQLSVQGGLAFGWSAWLNGDLVGSWLGNTTLGVGNMTLSFANATVHANGTNVLLIAQDNTGHDLRGGATDPRGILRATLDGADFTSWKIAGEAGGENIQLDPVRGPLAEGGLTAERLGWHLSGFSDCDWASASPSTGFSGADIKFYRTTFPLDIPEDVDASFAFILNATGPKTVRVQLFVNGYQYARFNPYVGNEVKFPIPPGILNYAGDNVIGLSVWAQGNDGAKVDVEFVQEYAVESSWSSRFDSEYLRPEWTEERLAYA, encoded by the exons ATGAAGACTATCGCGGGGCTCTCCTGGATATCGGCCTTATCATCATTGGCTTCCCTGCCCAACGGACTCGGTGTCAGCGCTCAGAACAACACGCCGAGTACGTGGCCACTCCACGACAATGGTCTGAGCGATGTTGTGCAATGGGACCACTATTCCTTCAAGGTGAATGGGAAACGACTCTTCGTCTTCTCTGGAGAAATCCATTACTGGCGTATTCCGGTCTATGAGGTTTGGGAAGACTTGCTAGAGAAAATCAAGGCTGCAG GCTTCACGGCTTTTGCTTTCTATGGCAACTGGGCCTACCACAGCGCGAACAACAAGACCCTGGACTTCGAGAGTGGCGCACATGACTTTAGCAAGCTCTTTGAGATTGCGCATCGTGTTGGCCTTTACGTCATCACTAGGCCTGGGCCCTATGTCAACGCTGAAGCAAATGCTGGAGGCTTCCCGCTATGGCTCACAACGGGGGCTTATGGAAAGCTCAGAGATGATGATCCGAGATACCTCCAGGCTCTGGATCCCTACTTTTCCAAGTTTTCCGAGCTCACGTCCAAGCATCTTGTAACAAATGGCGGAAACGCGCTTGTTTACCAGATTGAGAATGAGTACGGTGAGCAATGGAAGGACAGAACGAAGAAAATTCCCAACGATGCTGCCGGGAGGTACATGCAGGCACTGGAGGATTCTGCGCGAGCCAATGGCATCGAGATTCCCCTGATTCACAACGATCCGAACATGAACACCAAGAGCTGGAGTAAAGATTATGCGCCTGGTGCTGTGGGAAACGTCGATGTTGCCGGATTAGACAGTTATCCGTCTTGTTGGTCATGCAACCTTGCAGAATGCACGGGTACAAACGGAAA ATATGTGGCATACCAAGTTGTGAACTATTATGACCATTTCAAGGAGGTGTCTCCCACTCAGCCAAGTTTCTTCCCTGAGTTCCAAGGCGGCTCATACAATCCGTGGGGAGGCCCAGAGGGCGGCTGCCCAGGTGATATCGGCGCAGACTTCGCAAATCTCTTTTACAGGAACCTCATCTCCCAGCGAGTCACTGCTGTATCGCTCTACATGATGTTTGGTGGTACCAACTGGGGCGCTATTGCTGCCCCAGTCACAGCTACATCGTACGATTACAGCAGTCCGATCAGCGAGAATCGCGAAATCGGCGCCAAATTTTATGAAACCAAGAACTTGGCCATGTTCACCCGTGTTGCCGACGACTTGACCGTTACCGACCGCCTCGGAAGCTCGAGCTCATACACCACCAATCCCGCTGTTACAGCAAGCGAGCTCCGCAACCCCATCACCAAAGCTGCCTTTTACGTTACCATCCATTCTGTATCATCCTCTTCCACCACGGAGTCATTCAAGCTACACATTAGTACATCTGTCGGCAACCTGACCATCCCCCAGCATTCGGGTTCGATTGTTCTCAATGGCCATCAGTCTAAGATTATCTCGACTGACTTTGCTATGGGAAACAAGACTCTTACCTACTCCACGGCCGAAATACTCACATATGCTCTCATTGATTCTAGCCCGGTAGTAGTCTTATCAACGGACGTGGGAGGATCAGTCGAGTTCCACGTCAAGGGCGCTACGAAGGGTTCTTTAGCCAGCAGTGGGTTCACTTCGAACGCCACTTTCCGTGCCGAAGCAGGTGGAGTTACGACCAACATTGAGAGAGTAACCGGTATGGGCGTGTATCAATTCAACAACGGCGTCAAGGTCGTTCTTGCTGATAAGCCTACTGCGTACTTGTTCTGGGCTCCTAACCTATCAAACGATCCCTTCGCGCCTGTCGACCAGTCTG TCTTGATTCAAGGACCTTACCTCGTTCGTGGTGCGGCACTGGACGGAGATGTAGTCGCCTTGAAGGGTGACGTCAAGAATAGCACCACGATAGAAGTTTTTGCACATGAAACTGCTCTTACACTCTCCTGGAACGGAAAGAAGCTGGAGACTTCGCGAACACCATATGGCAGCTTGAAGGCCCAAATCTCTGCATTCAACGGCACCATCCCTTTGCCCTCCCTGAACGACTGGAAAGTCAACGAGGGACTTCCGGAGAAAATGCCAGAGTACGACGACAACGGTGCAGCCTGGGTCGTCGCAAATCATACTACAACACCCAACCCCACCAAGCCCGATACACTACCCGTTCTATATGTTGACGAATATGGCTTTCACAACAGCTTCCACCTCTTCCGAGGTTACTTTGAAGGATCAGCTACGGGTGCCCAGCTCTCTGTGCAAGGGGGTCTCGCCTTTGGTTGGAGCGCATGGCTGAACGGCGATCTAGTTGGATCGTGGTTAGGCAACACAACTCTAGGCGTCGGTAACATGACGTTATCGTTTGCGAACGCAACTGTACACGCAAACGGCACAAACGTTTTGCTTATCGCCCAAGATAACACTGGTCACGATCTGCGGGGTGGTGCTACCGACCCCCGCGGTATTCTCCGCGCTACTCTCGACGGCGCAGACTTCACGTCTTGGAAAATTGCAGGTGAAGCTGGTGGCGAGAACATCCAGCTAGATCCTGTACGCGGACCTCTTGCGGAAGGCGGTCTCACAGCCGAACGTCTTGGGTGGCACCTATCCGGCTTCTCCGACTGCGACTGGGCCTCTGCTTCGCCATCCACCGGCTTCTCTGGCGCGGACATCAAGTTCTATCGTACAACATTCCCTCTCGACATCCCCGAAGATGTtgacgcttcctttgcttTTATTCTCAACGCCACAGGTCCCAAAACTGTTCGTGTTCAGCTCTTCGTCAACGGCTACCAGTATGCGCGCTTCAACCCTTACGTCGGCAACGAGGTCAAGTTCCCGATTCCGCCGGGTATCCTCAACTATGCGGGGGACAACGTGATTGGACTGAGTGTGTGGGCACAGGGAAATGACGGTGCGAAGGTTGACGTGGAGTTCGTGCAAGAATATGCGGTTGAGAGCAGTTGGAGCTCAAGGTTTGATTCTGAATATCTACGGCCTGAGTGGACAGAGGAGAGGTTGGCTTATGCCTAA
- a CDS encoding DUF936 multi-domain protein translates to MADKCAVAHVASSSRVAIPVYPYIFRRIYLCGHDDEFVQVIKPIGQNKVVHIFISPDRLKEAEGRLGYMLAQYRECASELRQEHQNMQQGGRKTRYQPIDAYQEEMIRVDRGFLREARTGLEAALKQLDQVSCCGAEYEESMSIPKEVAGDDDSVKVVRFLDGRRVVDSPLPSPALPSRPTTEGFDRIDSLNNGEAESESGWSDYDVHWDERRRKDSAFEVSAQPDPAKDDASTAVPVNEAAEQQEPNGDGYSRDPCTPVVITFGPKKDLDWLRFSYLIRNDQLSFDDIVALVTRSFPDDNTSKFKEDVRQRSSVVETPDSGDIALSVPICEPGSIQKIATCNVSPLEEQPPAFTFGHVDGVTIRRVTCSEIRDDGSVHYCKPAPLQAQTEVGQTRSREVLGKPVRDTYGNEREAVYSCFSSDSSIFTIDHTSKFSSPVNKTRSPTASWWKTKRKREGTSQDLSTLPSSPTVPPKDHAARLWQRMSKSTLKLHHTTHKLERKSHSTLSCSSERKSPRHSSVSSHVPAHHSSDCHPTYRKESASLPVKSDHQQHASPHILSSMRHPSRPRFSDSLKSSGNRKTHRGNRSSTRSAPPRPRSSHATKVSSRSLHQPYKPSPLKKVTRVTSLDLNKGLPPLPPESLRITHKAATVTLREIAGARKVAI, encoded by the coding sequence ATGGCAGATAAGTGCGCTGTGGCTCATGTTGCAAGTTCAAGCAGAGTAGCAATACCCGTCTACCCTTACATTTTTCGCCGCATCTATCTCTGTGGCCACGACGACGAGTTTGTTCAGGTCATCAAGCCAATTGGTCAGAACAAAGTTGTGCATATATTCATTTCACCCGATCGACTCAAAGAGGCAGAGGGCAGGCTTGGATACATGCTCGCACAGTATCGAGAGTGCGCGAGCGAGTTACGTCAAGAGCATCAGAACATGCAACAAGGTGGGAGAAAAACACGGTACCAACCGATTGATGCCTATCAAGAGGAGATGATACGCGTTGATCGCGGATTTCTAAGGGAGGCTCGGACTGGTCTCGAGGCTGCACTGAAGCAGTTGGATCAAGTCAGCTGCTGTGGCGCAGAATACGAGGAGAGCATGTCGATACCCAAGGAGGTGGCTGGTGATGATGATTCCGTCAAGGTGGTAAGGTTTCTCGATGGTCGTCGCGTGGTTGACTCGCCCTTGCCCTCACCAGCACTACCATCAAGGCCGACCACCGAGGGCTTTGACAGAATCGACTCCCTCAACAACGGCGAGGCCGAAAGTGAGAGTGGCTGGTCAGATTACGATGTACATTGGGACGAGCGCCGGCGGAAAGACAGCGCTTTCGAAGTCAGCGCACAGCCCGACCCGGCCAAGGATGATGCATCGACAGCTGTGCCGGTAAATGAGGCTGCTGAGCAACAAGAACCCAACGGTGATGGTTATAGCCGGGACCCGTGTACCCCAGTCGTCATTACCTTCGGTCCGAAAAAGGACCTAGATTGGCTCCGCTTCTCGTATCTGATCCGCAATGACCAGCTGAGCTTTGACGACATTGTCGCACTTGTAACCCGGTCTTTCCCAGACGACAACACTTCTAAATTTAAAGAAGATGTGCGGCAAAGATCTTCGGTAGTGGAGACACCAGATTCGGGCGACATAGCGTTGAGCGTGCCTATATGTGAGCCGGGAAGCATTCAGAAGATTGCTACATGCAACGTGTCACCTCTGGAGGAACAGCCACCTGCGTTTACATTTGGGCATGTCGATGGCGTAACAATTAGAAGGGTGACATGCTCTGAAATAAGAGACGATGGCAGCGTGCATTACTGCAAGCCAGCTCCTCTGCAGGCCCAAACAGAGGTTGGTCAAACAAGAAGTAGGGAAGTACTGGGTAAGCCCGTAAGGGATACCTATGGAAACGAGAGGGAAGCAGTTTACTCTTGCTTCTCATCGGACTCATCTATTTTCACAATCGACCATACCTCGAAATTCTCGAGTCCAGTGAACAAGACAAGATCGCCAACAGCAAGCTGGTGGAAGACGAAGCGGAAGAGGGAAGGCACATCCCAAGATCTATCTACCCTTCCATCTTCCCCTACAGTCCCACCAAAAGACCACGCCGCCCGCCTCTGGCAGCGCATGAGCAAAAGCACACTGAAACTTCACCATACCACCCACAAGCTCGAGCGCAAATCACATTCCACACTCTCCTGTTCGTCCGAGAGGAAAAGTCCAAGGCATTCTAGTGTCAGCAGCCACGTACCTGCACACCACAGTAGCGACTGCCACCCCACCTACAGAAAGGAAAGTGCCAGTCTACCTGTAAAGTCAGACCACCAACAACATGCGTCTCCCCATATTCTCAGCTCCATGAGACACCCCTCCCGCCCTCGCTTTAGTGATAGCCTCAAAAGCAGCGGTAATCGCAAGACGCACAGAGGCAATCGTAGTTCTACTAGATCAGCACCTCCACGCCCCAGAAGCAGTCACGCTACAAAGGTATCTTCACGCAGTCTTCACCAGCCGTACAAGCCTAGTCCGTTGAAGAAAGTGACACGAGTAACGTCACTGGATCTCAACAAGGGTCTGCCGCCACTGCCGCCGGAAAGTCTACGGATCACGCATAAGGCGGCCACGGTGACGCTTAGGGAAATTGCGGGTGCGAGGAAGGTTGCTATTTGA
- a CDS encoding Atrophin-1 domain containing protein encodes MPSIPAKRKPEAAEEADTPFKRAQRTRKPTLKALLGDGSQPTQPIELPESTPDPPTEPPTEVIEPPTRAIEPPCKPVQQPEERPRRASPLPILAASQASRLTDEPAWESQLMFDKPEDSIVQPLAFSSAATEASVEEDSAVSVDFRDFEGVDWSRLKGFVAPLSTPRGKASWIFQHGWRVWKEGTHHPDELYFVCKYCHIHKLPNGVHRVTKSTTAANGHLQLDKPGHRLSKDGPILSKPLRKHGQQSLRQAALSGVKFSLEAYKTIGNFDVQEFRQAAALWLVDNNRPLREFETPAFRKMIRLANPEAEAALWRSHNSVSAFVMRLYSWLRPQVVRALAEAESKVHISFDGWTTKGGKRGFFSVVAHYANSKGAIVDLPIALPQLVGAHTGEAIADAVTKIPAILQHQSQQTRLLCAR; translated from the coding sequence atgccctctataccagcaaaacgcaagcccgaggctgccgaagaagctgatactcccttcaagcgagcacaacgtacgcgcaaacctacgctcaaggcgctgttgggtgacggcagccagccaacccagccgatagagctgccagaaagtacgccggatccgcctacagagccgcctacagaagttatcgagccgcccacacgggctattgaaccgccatgtaagcctgtacaacaacccgaggagcgccctcggcgggcatcaccactgcctattttggctgcctcacaagcctctcggctcactgatgagccagcctgggagtcgcagttaatgtttgataagccagaggactctattgtacagcctttagctttctctagcgctgccactgaggcttcggtggaggaggatagcgctgtgagcgtcgattttcgcgactttgagggcgtcgattggtcgcgattaaaggggtttgtcgcgccgctgagcactccacgaggcaaggcaagctggatttttcaacacggctggcgtgtctggaaggagggtactcaccacccagatgagttgtactttgtgtgcaagtactgtcatattcataagctacctaatggtgtacaccgagtaacgaagtcaaccactgccgccaacgggcacctccagcttgataaacctggtcatcggctcagcaaagacggtccaatcctaagcaaacctctccgcaaacatggacaacaatcacttcgtcaggcagctctaagcggtgtcaaatttagtctagaggcgtacaagactataggaaacttcgacgtacaagaatttcggcaagcagctgcgctctggctggtcgacaacaacagaccactccgcgagtttgagacgccggcttttcgcaagatgatcaggcttgctaatcctgaggcagaggcggcgttatggaggtctcataacagcgtgtcagcgttcgtgatgaggttgtacagttggctacgacctcaggtggtgcgcgcgttggctgaagccgagagcaaggtacatataagcttcgatgggtggacgacaaaaggcggcaaacgtggcttcttttctgtagttgctcactacgccaacagtaagggcgcgatagttgacctacccatcgcgctgccgcagctggtgggtgcccacactggtgaggcgatagctgacgctgtaaccaaaatccctgcaatccttcagcatcaatcgcagcaaactcggctactttgtgctcgataa
- a CDS encoding AraJ, Arabinose efflux permease — MSGFAEAKRDETLAVEDGNREKSMSQHADILVDKELMTDAQNAENREHEMTLWEAVKDHPMACFWAFIFCFTIVMESFDMFLNGNFVALTAFKERYGVHVAGEATKSIPTKWQSSLFQAGQCGAFVGVFLAGPITNRLGYRWTTILALMLMNATIFISFFADSLAVLVIGQAFEGVPWGMFIANSPAYASEVVPLVLRGACTATLQMSWSIGGIIVAAATLGYNKRNDQWAWRGPLALQWVFPTPIMVLIFFAPESPWWLVRRGRKEEALNSIKRLGRRNGTQAAAEDTLAMMERTVQIEAHMGGEPRLIDLFKGTDLRRTMITCLIYASQNFAGNLIANQATFFFEQAGMSTDFSFKLNLINSCLQLIANMCSWPLSGWFGRRTIYLTGTAINVALLFLLGICASIEQNKATNYAQACLGVVISFVFAGAMGPISYSIIAETSSIRLRALSTGVGRAAYYVAEIPMIYLASRMLNPTGWNMAGKCGYVWGGTACVCFVSAYFGLPEFKDRSYRELDILFSRKISARKFKSTIIDVRENE, encoded by the exons ATGTCGGGCTTCGCCGAAGCCAAGCGGGATGAGACCCTCGCGGTCGAGGATGGGAACCGAGAGAAGAGCATGAGCCAACATGCCGACATTCTAGTCGACAAGGAACTCATGACCGATGCGCAAAATGCGGAGAACCGTGAGCACGAGATGACCCTTTGGGAGGCCGTCAAGGACCATCCTATGGCTTGTTTCTGGGCCTTCATTTTCTGTTTTACAATT GTGATGGAGTCATTCGATATGTTCTTGAACGGTAACTTTGTTGCTCTTACCGCGTTCAAGGAAAGGTACGGCGTTCACGTCGCAGGAGAAGCCACCAAGTCCATTCCGACGAAATGGCAGAGTTCGCTCTTCCAAGCTGGTCAATGTGGAGCTTTTGTCGGTGTCTTCCTCGCTGGACCCATTACCAACCGTCTCGGTTATCGATGGACCACCATCTTGGCTCTGATGCTTATGAACGCAACAATTTTCATCTCTTTCTTC GCTGATTCACTCGCTGTTCTTGTCATTGGTCAAGCTTTTGAAGGTGTTCCCTGGGGCATGTTCATTGCCAATTCCCCTGCTTACGCCAGTGAGGTCGTTCCTCTCGTCCTTCGTGGTGCCTGCACAGCCACTCTCCAGATGTCATGGTCAATCGGTGGAATCATCGTTGCCGCCGCTACCCTTGGCTACAATAAACGAAACGACCAGTGGGCCTGGCGTGGACCTCTTGCCCTACAATGGGTTTTTCCT ACACCGATCATGGTGCTTATTTTTTTCGCACCTGAAAGCCCCTGGTGGCTGGTACGACGTGGGCGCAAAGAGGAAGCTCTAAATTCCATCAAGCGCCTCGGTCGTCGTAATGGAACTCAGGCGGCTGCCGAAGATACACTCGCCATGATGGAACGTACTGTTCAGATTGAAGCGCATATGGGTGGTGAACCTCGCTTGATCGACCTCTTTAAGGGCACTGATCTCCGCCGAACGATGATCACTTGTTTGATCTATGCATCGCAAAACTTTGCTGGTAACTTGATCGCCAACCAGGCCACATTTTTCTTCGAAC AGGCTGGAATGTCCACAGACTTCTCCTTCAAGCTGAACCTGATCAACTCGTGCCTGCAGCTGATTGCCAACATGTGCTCCTGGCCGTTGAGCGGCTGGTTTGGCCGTCGAACCATCTACCTGACAGGAACGGCCATCAACGTCgccctcctcttcctcctcggCATTTGCGCCTCGATCGAGCAGAACAAAGCTACCAACTATGCCCAGGCCTGCCTAGGTGTGGTCATCTCTTTCGTTTTTGCCGGAGCCATGGGTCCCATCTCATACTCCATCATTGCGGAAACTTCGTCAATCCGTCTCCGTGCCCTGAGCACGGGTGTTGGTCGAGCGGCCTACTACGTGGCGGAAATTCCCATGATCTACCTCGCCTCGCGCATGCTCAACCCGACCGGTTGGAACATGGCCGGCAAGTGTGGATACGTCTGGGGAGGTACTGCTTGCGTCTGTTTCGTCTCGGCCTACTTTGGTCTTCCTGAATTCAAGGACCGCTCTTACCGTGAGCTCGACATCTTGTTCAGCCGCAAGATTTCCGCCCGGAAGTTCAAGTCGACCATCATCGACGTCAGAGAGAACGAGTAA
- a CDS encoding Dimer-Tnp-hAT domain containing protein: MYHFSASDRRLRCACHILNLVGQTIMFGRDADAYNNALENTKMEDFYMKEWRKEGPLGVYLDIINYINPPKQWSIFEDCQREAVNSMPTGASGGTREPIKPCVTRWNSYYDCFKRGVQLQQAINAYATYHIRETEQADEQAAIRGNKLPDVPRWMRSDGLTAADWAVITEYMAILQPLKFATDRLQGRGKCGRFGALYEVIPVFESVITELDARLRPYESVNHEPSEAPENHIPINLRAARRKASNYFTKILQSPIYYAATALYPRYKTYSKRFWRNKPTQLSTAHAKFLRVWAAYKPAAAATTPTPAPKPTMSSFDDAIDAILDEDGEHTMEVEDEYDSWLKEPIWTSDQHKEGPTAVQYWLSLKPKYPHLSRLAIDVLTIPASSSDCERVFAGTGDIIEPQRRKIGAQLLAALVCLQRWTRAGFTTPSTTTAAKHTDEELTEEFAIGTWEEPPAELS, encoded by the coding sequence atgtaccacttttctgcctccgatcgccgcctccgctgcgcttgccacatacttaaccttgttggccaaacgattatgttcgggagggatgctgacgcgtataacaacgccctggagaacacaaagatggaggatttttacatgaaggagtggcggaaagaaggaccgcttggcgtgtatcttgatattatcaactacatcaacccgccgaagcagtggagcatttttgaagattgccaacgcgaggcagttaacagcatgcccacaggcgccagcggcggcactcgcgagccaattaagccgtgtgttacacgttggaacagctattacgactgctttaagcgcggagttcagctccaacaagctatcaacgcatacgccacgtaccacattcgcgagactgaacaggctgacgaacaggcagctattagaggaaacaagctgcctgatgtgccgcggtggatgaggtcagacggccttacggcggctgactgggcggtgattactgagtacatggcgatactgcagccgctcaagtttgctacagatcgcctccaaggccgcggcaagtgtggccgttttggcgcactctacgaggtcatcccagtatttgagagtgtgataactgagctggatgcacgccttcggccatacgaatcggtcaaccacgagccatctgaggcgcccgaaaatcacatcccgatcaacctgcgagccgcgaggcgaaaagcgagcaattactttactaagatcctccaaagtcccatttactacgcagctacggcactatatccacgatataaaacatactctaagcgcttctggcgcaacaaacctacacaattgagcaccgcgcacgcgaagtttctgcgggtttgggctgcctacaagcctgccgctgctgccacaacaccaacccctgcgccaaaacctaccatgagcagctttgacgacgctatcgacgctatactagatgaggacggcgagcatacaatggaggtggaggatgagtacgatagctggttaaaagagcctatatggacgtctgatcaacacaaggagggtccaacagctgtacagtactggttatcgttgaagccgaagtatccacatctttcacgattggcgatcgacgtgttgactatacccgcctccagctctgattgtgagcgcgtttttgcgggaactggcgatataattgagccacaaaggcggaaaattggcgcgcagttactggctgctttggtgtgcttgcaacggtggactcgtgcaggttttacaacaccaagcacgacaacagcagcaaagcatactgatgaggagctcacggaagagtttgcgataggaacgtgggaagagccgcctgcagaattgtcatag